Proteins from a genomic interval of Lactococcus protaetiae:
- a CDS encoding zinc-dependent MarR family transcriptional regulator encodes MDLEHQIDQFLGKIMQYAENKHEILLGACESHLKLTSTQEHILMLLSNEVSTNARIAEQLKISPAAVTKALKKLQEQELIMSSRASNDERVVLWSLTEKALPIAKEHAEHHKKTLATYQKLGNKFNDDEQKAIIKFMKLLSEELSSEKSETK; translated from the coding sequence ATGGATTTAGAGCATCAAATTGACCAATTTCTAGGAAAGATTATGCAATATGCGGAAAACAAACATGAGATTTTGTTAGGAGCATGTGAAAGTCATTTAAAATTGACAAGTACTCAGGAGCATATTTTGATGCTTTTATCTAATGAGGTTTCAACTAATGCACGTATTGCTGAACAACTCAAGATTTCACCAGCAGCGGTGACAAAAGCATTGAAAAAATTGCAGGAGCAAGAATTGATTATGTCTAGTAGAGCTTCAAATGACGAACGCGTGGTCCTTTGGAGTCTGACAGAAAAAGCGTTGCCTATTGCAAAAGAACATGCCGAACATCATAAAAAGACGCTTGCTACCTACCAAAAGTTAGGGAACAAATTTAACGATGATGAACAGAAAGCCATTATCAAATTTATGAAACTACTTTCAGAAGAACTATCATCAGAAAAAAGTGAAACGAAGTGA
- a CDS encoding metal ABC transporter ATP-binding protein: MRYIDVENLTFYYDREPVLEKISYHVDSGEFVTLTGENGAAKSTLIKTTLGILHPKQGQVTISTKNTRGEKLRMAYLPQQVASFNAGFPSSVYEFVMSGRYPRRGWFKKMNQHDVEHVRTALESVGMWDYRDKRIGELSGGKSSVLLLRECSRVTQICLFWMSQQQVWMMYQVVIFMN, encoded by the coding sequence ATGAGATATATTGATGTTGAAAATCTGACTTTCTACTATGACAGAGAGCCAGTACTTGAGAAAATTAGTTACCATGTTGATTCAGGTGAATTTGTCACTCTAACAGGGGAAAACGGTGCTGCAAAGTCAACTTTGATTAAGACAACATTGGGTATTTTGCATCCGAAACAAGGGCAAGTAACCATTTCTACAAAAAATACTCGTGGAGAAAAATTGCGAATGGCATATTTGCCTCAGCAGGTTGCAAGTTTTAACGCTGGCTTTCCAAGTTCTGTCTATGAATTTGTTATGAGCGGTCGTTATCCAAGACGAGGTTGGTTCAAAAAAATGAACCAACATGATGTTGAGCATGTGAGAACAGCGCTCGAATCTGTCGGAATGTGGGATTACCGAGATAAACGTATTGGAGAACTCTCTGGGGGCAAAAGCAGCGTATTGCTATTGCGAGAATGTTCGCGAGTGACCCAGATTTGTTTATTTTGGATGAGCCAACAACAGGTATGGATGATGTATCAAGTAGTGATTTTTATGAATTAA
- the comGA gene encoding competence type IV pilus ATPase ComGA has translation MIQDKASEILTDAMTKESHDIYFIPHQEGYDVYFREGDRRLFFEHLDKELGQAIISHFKFLAGMNTGEKRRTQLGACWYSLDIGVKRLRMSTVGDFEGRESLVIRILREESRKLEFWFRDEELLASLHCKRGLYLFAGPVGSGKTSLMVELAKKNFMNKQVITIEDPVEIVESDFVQLQVNEVIGNDYDELIKCSLRHRPDLLIVGEIRDKKTARAVLRASLTGYTVFSTVHARSISGVWNRLLELGLSEWELKNSLRRVIYQRLIAGKGVVDIAESEFEKWNARRWNEKMARLFEDGYLTAIEVEAEKVEFDKTSKIDSVDGKSDC, from the coding sequence ATGATTCAAGATAAGGCAAGCGAAATTTTAACTGATGCGATGACTAAAGAAAGTCATGATATTTATTTTATTCCTCATCAGGAGGGATACGATGTTTATTTTAGAGAAGGAGACAGGCGTTTATTCTTTGAGCATTTAGACAAGGAATTGGGGCAGGCGATAATTTCGCATTTTAAATTTCTCGCTGGGATGAATACAGGGGAGAAACGCAGAACTCAGTTAGGGGCTTGTTGGTACTCGCTGGACATTGGTGTTAAGCGTTTAAGAATGTCTACGGTTGGAGATTTTGAGGGGAGGGAGTCCTTGGTCATTCGTATTTTAAGAGAGGAATCAAGGAAGTTGGAGTTTTGGTTTCGGGATGAGGAGCTGTTAGCCAGTCTACATTGTAAGCGAGGATTATATTTGTTTGCGGGTCCAGTAGGTTCAGGAAAAACGTCCTTGATGGTGGAACTTGCAAAGAAGAATTTTATGAATAAACAAGTAATAACGATTGAAGACCCAGTTGAAATTGTAGAATCTGACTTTGTGCAGTTGCAGGTAAATGAAGTCATCGGTAATGATTATGATGAACTCATTAAATGCTCATTGCGTCATCGTCCTGATTTATTAATTGTTGGAGAGATTCGTGATAAAAAGACAGCACGTGCAGTATTAAGAGCAAGTTTGACTGGTTATACTGTATTTTCTACGGTTCATGCGCGGTCTATTTCGGGAGTGTGGAATAGACTTTTAGAGCTAGGACTGAGTGAATGGGAATTAAAAAATAGTTTGCGTAGGGTGATTTATCAGCGTCTTATTGCTGGGAAGGGAGTGGTTGATATTGCAGAAAGTGAATTTGAAAAATGGAATGCCAGGAGATGGAATGAGAAAATGGCGAGATTATTTGAAGATGGATATCTTACAGCTATTGAGGTTGAAGCGGAAAAAGTTGAGTTTGATAAAACAAGCAAAATTGATTCAGTTGATGGCAAATCTGACTGCTAA
- a CDS encoding YoaK family protein, with protein MTYSKVNPRENLKIALFLAMNTGFVDAFTFFHFGERFASLQTGNLIQTGLNLAQGHFKAAFQFMIPVLFFIAGAIVKTLFTKYKKRKGGDEAQDLILVQMVGIAVFTLLFATVLQLPQAIFVGILSFFMVIQGDLFTRVHGLPYANIMSTGNIKSLATNFAEYLVERYKKYLQNSFLFFELVLSFVIGAFLSSFVGHWLGNFTLLGSSVLLLLAYFAYHKETKKAEIA; from the coding sequence ATGACTTATTCTAAAGTTAACCCTAGAGAAAATTTAAAAATAGCTTTATTCCTTGCGATGAATACCGGTTTCGTTGATGCTTTTACCTTTTTCCACTTTGGTGAAAGATTTGCTAGTCTTCAAACAGGGAACCTTATTCAGACTGGACTCAATCTTGCGCAAGGTCATTTTAAAGCTGCTTTTCAATTTATGATTCCTGTATTGTTTTTTATTGCTGGTGCGATAGTTAAAACTTTATTCACCAAGTATAAAAAAAGAAAAGGAGGAGATGAGGCTCAAGATTTAATTCTTGTTCAAATGGTAGGTATTGCCGTTTTTACGCTACTTTTCGCAACTGTGCTCCAATTGCCTCAAGCTATTTTTGTAGGTATTTTATCTTTTTTCATGGTTATTCAAGGAGATCTCTTTACTCGTGTTCATGGGCTACCTTATGCAAACATCATGTCTACAGGCAATATAAAATCTCTTGCGACTAACTTTGCTGAGTATTTAGTTGAGCGATATAAGAAATACTTGCAAAATTCATTCTTATTTTTTGAGCTTGTACTTTCTTTCGTCATTGGCGCTTTCCTTTCCTCTTTTGTAGGACATTGGCTCGGTAATTTCACATTATTAGGCTCGAGTGTACTTCTTTTGCTCGCTTATTTTGCTTATCATAAGGAAACAAAAAAGGCTGAAATCGCTTGA
- the comGC gene encoding competence type IV pilus major pilin ComGC, whose product MRKDIKAFTLIEMLIVLAIISILILLFVPNLLKEKEQVQKTGEAAVVKVVESQAQLYELDHTETPTLSDLVAADMITKKQVESYDDYYAQNKGETRELAD is encoded by the coding sequence ATGAGAAAAGATATTAAAGCGTTTACTTTGATTGAGATGTTGATTGTGCTAGCAATTATTAGTATTTTAATTTTGTTGTTTGTACCTAATCTGTTAAAAGAAAAAGAGCAAGTCCAAAAGACTGGCGAAGCTGCTGTGGTGAAGGTGGTTGAAAGCCAAGCACAATTGTATGAACTAGATCACACAGAAACACCGACTTTGTCAGATTTGGTGGCAGCGGACATGATTACTAAAAAGCAAGTTGAGAGCTATGATGACTATTATGCGCAAAATAAGGGAGAAACACGTGAATTGGCAGATTAG
- the comGF gene encoding competence type IV pilus minor pilin ComGF — translation MLECLVALLAISGSVLVISGLTQLLQQQMAKGQTNQQKDWQIFCEQMRGELEGTKLDDVSQNFLYITKSKALRYGLVGNDFRKTDAQGKGYQPMLFGIKSCQILDNMGVVKIMITFDSGGKRTFVYKFEE, via the coding sequence ATGCTAGAATGTCTAGTCGCTCTTCTTGCAATATCTGGTTCTGTGCTTGTTATCTCTGGACTTACTCAACTCCTTCAGCAGCAAATGGCTAAAGGACAGACGAATCAACAAAAAGATTGGCAAATTTTTTGCGAACAAATGCGCGGAGAGCTAGAAGGAACAAAACTTGATGATGTTTCTCAAAATTTTTTGTATATTACGAAAAGTAAAGCGTTGAGATATGGTTTAGTAGGCAATGATTTTCGCAAAACAGATGCTCAGGGAAAAGGATACCAGCCGATGCTTTTTGGGATAAAGTCTTGTCAAATACTAGATAATATGGGAGTGGTAAAAATCATGATAACTTTTGATAGTGGAGGGAAGCGGACATTTGTTTACAAATTTGAGGAGTAA
- a CDS encoding PBP1A family penicillin-binding protein, giving the protein MSENQKFSRRTKKGTDKKIVKIPNLRLKPQKVEEEPEKPAKTKFAKLMRPIKRFWKRYNLTKIVIIVVLLTIVATGSYLFYLAKTANVKVLQSSIAAQTTIYDKDNQVAGQLYGQKGTPVKINQISKNITEAVVATEDRTFYTNHGVNLKRFTLAVLTAGRFGGGSTITQQLAKNAYLTQEQTIDRKAREFFLALEINKHYSKDEILDMYLNNSYFGNGVWGIQDAALKYFGVPASEVTVDEAASLAGMLKGPEIYNPLYDKGKYATDRRNTVLQNMVNAGYLKQNAADGLMKIDLQSKVQDNYHPEDSQYKYPSYYNAVISEAESKYGLTLQEIMNNGYKIYTGMNQNMQSGLQKTYADPSFFPSTNGTTAQSASVAIDPKTGAVEALVGNVNTANSNSFTDFNYATMSKRSPGSVIKPLVVYTPAIEAGWSIDKTVDDSPADYNGWKPTDFDNQWRGKIPMYTALANSYNIPAINTYQEIGPKVGNAKGREFGLNLTSKNDVLPTALGAGVQTNPWQIAQAYQAFANGGMMYDAHLITKIENAAGQVIKTAKVGKKQVISKDTADKMTQMMLGTYTNGSAWNAAPKSYTLAGKTGTNESQDQWVVGYTPDIVMALWVGYADGKNELTGSSEGQTSVIFRQEASYMLPYTAGTAFDVKNPYQEAGVAALQPYWTQQRQYQDDIVTQEQAEAHTTGNTPESTGESSSSSSNDSGGFDLGKTAKNIGDGAKKAWKKITGLFGN; this is encoded by the coding sequence ATGTCTGAAAATCAAAAATTTAGTCGACGAACTAAGAAAGGGACTGACAAAAAAATTGTCAAGATCCCCAACTTACGGCTCAAACCCCAAAAGGTAGAAGAAGAACCAGAAAAACCAGCGAAAACAAAATTTGCAAAGCTGATGAGACCGATTAAAAGATTTTGGAAACGCTATAATCTGACAAAAATTGTGATTATTGTTGTTTTGCTTACTATCGTGGCAACGGGTTCTTATCTCTTTTATTTAGCAAAAACAGCAAATGTGAAAGTATTGCAAAGCTCAATCGCTGCCCAAACAACAATTTATGACAAAGATAATCAAGTCGCTGGTCAGCTTTATGGGCAAAAAGGGACACCGGTCAAGATTAATCAAATTTCTAAAAATATTACAGAAGCAGTCGTTGCGACTGAAGATAGAACTTTTTATACTAATCATGGCGTTAATTTAAAAAGATTTACCCTTGCAGTACTAACAGCAGGACGCTTTGGTGGTGGCTCGACAATCACTCAGCAGTTAGCGAAAAATGCTTATTTAACTCAAGAGCAGACGATTGACCGTAAGGCACGTGAGTTTTTTCTTGCACTTGAAATTAATAAGCATTATAGCAAAGATGAAATTCTTGATATGTACCTGAATAACTCATATTTTGGTAATGGTGTGTGGGGGATTCAAGATGCTGCACTGAAGTATTTCGGAGTTCCTGCGAGTGAAGTGACGGTCGATGAAGCGGCTTCTTTAGCTGGAATGCTTAAAGGCCCAGAAATTTATAACCCACTTTATGATAAAGGGAAGTATGCGACTGACCGACGTAACACCGTACTGCAAAACATGGTCAATGCAGGATATCTCAAACAAAATGCCGCAGATGGTCTCATGAAGATTGATCTTCAGTCTAAGGTTCAGGATAATTATCATCCAGAAGATAGTCAATACAAATATCCAAGCTATTACAATGCGGTGATTTCTGAGGCAGAAAGTAAGTACGGTCTAACCTTACAAGAAATCATGAATAATGGTTATAAGATTTACACTGGTATGAATCAGAATATGCAATCAGGTCTCCAAAAAACGTATGCGGACCCAAGCTTTTTCCCATCAACTAATGGTACGACGGCTCAATCTGCTTCGGTAGCTATTGATCCTAAAACGGGTGCAGTGGAAGCGTTAGTGGGCAATGTTAATACAGCAAACTCTAACAGTTTTACTGACTTTAACTATGCAACAATGTCAAAACGTTCACCAGGTTCAGTTATAAAACCGCTTGTTGTGTATACACCAGCTATTGAGGCAGGATGGTCTATTGATAAAACAGTAGATGATTCACCTGCTGACTATAACGGTTGGAAACCGACTGACTTTGATAATCAATGGCGTGGAAAAATTCCAATGTATACTGCATTGGCAAACTCATATAATATTCCAGCGATTAATACCTATCAAGAAATTGGACCAAAGGTAGGAAATGCCAAAGGGCGTGAGTTTGGTTTGAATCTCACAAGTAAAAATGATGTGTTACCAACTGCACTTGGCGCGGGAGTACAAACGAACCCTTGGCAGATTGCTCAAGCGTATCAAGCATTTGCTAATGGAGGGATGATGTATGATGCCCACCTTATTACTAAAATAGAAAATGCAGCAGGACAGGTTATTAAGACAGCAAAAGTAGGTAAAAAACAAGTTATTAGTAAAGATACAGCAGATAAAATGACGCAAATGATGCTGGGAACTTATACTAATGGTTCGGCTTGGAATGCTGCTCCTAAAAGCTACACATTAGCAGGTAAAACAGGAACGAATGAGTCGCAAGACCAATGGGTAGTTGGTTATACCCCAGACATTGTTATGGCGCTTTGGGTGGGCTATGCTGATGGAAAAAATGAATTGACAGGATCGTCAGAAGGTCAAACATCGGTAATTTTCCGTCAAGAGGCAAGCTATATGTTACCTTATACAGCAGGTACAGCATTTGATGTAAAAAATCCATATCAAGAAGCAGGCGTTGCAGCTTTACAACCTTATTGGACGCAACAGCGGCAATATCAAGATGATATTGTGACTCAAGAACAAGCCGAAGCTCATACAACAGGAAATACACCGGAGAGCACGGGAGAAAGTTCGTCGTCATCATC
- the comGE gene encoding competence type IV pilus minor pilin ComGE, which yields MENLKKRSVKAYLLLESLITLALLSVLVSVVLTEVVNVRQQLTEINQQIEDLNVAKMATDSNLSKLSVNGAAIKITKDDKRTVVINHGKELLRLEIKN from the coding sequence GTGGAAAATTTAAAAAAACGGTCAGTTAAGGCATATTTACTACTTGAGAGTTTGATTACACTTGCTTTGCTGTCAGTTTTGGTAAGTGTTGTACTGACAGAAGTTGTAAATGTTCGTCAGCAACTGACAGAAATTAATCAACAGATTGAAGATTTAAACGTCGCAAAAATGGCAACTGACAGCAATCTTTCGAAGTTGTCAGTAAATGGTGCAGCGATAAAAATAACGAAAGATGATAAACGAACGGTGGTTATTAATCATGGGAAGGAATTATTGAGGCTTGAAATTAAAAATTAG
- the comGD gene encoding competence type IV pilus minor pilin ComGD, with protein sequence MRKIREKHVNWQIRAFTLAESLLVLTVISFLTLIFSSVLTKTVHLVRGELFVLQFENLYKNTQEDAALLSTREDFGVSQSFLTYENHRLKIPDEVRISDFSIQFDEQGENSSLKKIKILLPDEQKTVSYQLEMGSGKFKKTVS encoded by the coding sequence ATGCGCAAAATAAGGGAGAAACACGTGAATTGGCAGATTAGAGCTTTCACACTAGCGGAGTCCTTACTAGTACTGACTGTCATAAGTTTTTTAACGCTAATATTTTCGTCAGTACTGACAAAAACGGTGCATTTGGTCAGAGGAGAATTATTTGTCTTACAATTTGAAAACTTGTATAAAAACACTCAAGAAGATGCAGCACTACTCTCAACAAGGGAAGATTTCGGGGTGAGTCAATCGTTTTTAACTTATGAAAATCATAGACTAAAAATACCTGATGAGGTCAGAATTTCTGATTTTTCAATTCAGTTTGATGAGCAGGGTGAAAATTCAAGCTTGAAAAAAATTAAAATTTTATTACCTGATGAACAAAAAACGGTGAGCTATCAGTTGGAGATGGGAAGTGGAAAATTTAAAAAAACGGTCAGTTAA
- a CDS encoding metal ABC transporter solute-binding protein, Zn/Mn family: protein MKKVLLALVIPALVFLAGCQKTASKPEVVTTFEPMYEFTKAIVGDKINVENIVASNQEIHEFEPSAKQVATMTNAEVIIYNSNDLEKWVLPIKNKGIKVEASATVDKIKDDPHTWISPKEAIKEVDYIAEQLGKKFPDDKKTFEKNANAYLVKLKKLDAEFDTLKDAKQKTFITQHEAFSYLARDYGLHEIAIAGLDPDVEPSPSALAKLKVEMEKAGLKNVYFENNANSKIAETLAKSAGAKLIGINTVEGLSDAQKKAGETYITLMQENLTALKETIK from the coding sequence ATGAAGAAAGTATTGTTAGCCCTTGTGATCCCAGCCCTTGTATTTCTTGCTGGTTGTCAAAAAACGGCAAGCAAGCCTGAAGTTGTAACAACATTTGAGCCAATGTATGAATTTACTAAAGCAATTGTTGGTGACAAAATCAATGTTGAAAATATTGTCGCATCTAACCAAGAAATCCATGAGTTTGAACCTAGTGCAAAACAAGTAGCAACTATGACAAATGCCGAGGTTATCATTTATAACTCAAATGATCTTGAAAAATGGGTATTACCAATAAAAAATAAAGGGATAAAAGTCGAAGCGAGTGCGACAGTTGATAAAATCAAAGACGACCCGCACACATGGATTAGCCCTAAAGAAGCAATCAAGGAAGTTGATTATATTGCTGAACAACTTGGTAAAAAATTCCCAGATGATAAGAAAACTTTTGAGAAAAATGCTAATGCATATTTGGTAAAACTGAAAAAGTTAGATGCAGAGTTTGATACATTGAAAGATGCAAAACAAAAGACATTTATCACGCAACATGAAGCTTTTAGTTACTTAGCGCGTGATTATGGTTTACATGAAATTGCTATCGCGGGCCTTGACCCAGATGTAGAGCCATCACCAAGTGCACTTGCAAAACTAAAAGTCGAAATGGAAAAAGCTGGACTGAAAAATGTATATTTTGAAAATAATGCGAACAGTAAAATAGCAGAAACCTTGGCTAAATCAGCTGGTGCAAAACTTATTGGCATCAATACTGTTGAGGGATTATCTGATGCACAGAAAAAAGCTGGTGAAACCTATATTACACTAATGCAAGAAAATCTAACAGCTTTGAAAGAAACGATAAAGTAA
- a CDS encoding RluA family pseudouridine synthase produces MEFNFVLPKDFKSQSVAHLLEQTWLVPRKQRHFLRMKKHFLVNDRAVNDDEMLVSTDRIKIIFDEEDFPLLEVNFGDEKLAEILYEDEHLVIANKPEGMKTHGNTKDEFALQNHVAARLNQPVYVVHRLDEVTSGAVLFAKNQFVLPILGRMFENNEIHREYVALVHGHFQQKKLTINQPIGRDRHDKRKQIVSKTGKMAITHLSVLTDFRQHSLVALSLDTGRTHQIRVHLQAIGHPILGDLLYGKKEHEPRLMLHARQIVLRQPFSEQILEILAPSQSFDARCKQEEDNENQRNRR; encoded by the coding sequence ATGGAATTTAACTTTGTTTTACCAAAAGATTTTAAATCTCAAAGTGTGGCACATTTATTAGAGCAGACTTGGCTGGTTCCTCGTAAACAGCGTCATTTTTTACGCATGAAAAAGCACTTTTTAGTCAATGACAGAGCTGTCAATGATGACGAAATGCTTGTCAGTACTGACAGAATCAAAATTATCTTTGACGAGGAAGATTTTCCTCTTTTGGAGGTCAACTTTGGTGATGAAAAACTGGCAGAAATTCTCTACGAGGATGAACATTTAGTCATTGCCAACAAGCCTGAGGGCATGAAAACGCATGGGAATACGAAAGACGAATTTGCCCTGCAAAATCATGTCGCCGCTCGTCTCAATCAGCCTGTTTATGTCGTCCACCGTCTTGACGAAGTGACTTCTGGCGCTGTTTTATTTGCAAAAAATCAGTTTGTCCTGCCGATTTTAGGGCGAATGTTTGAAAATAATGAGATTCACCGCGAATATGTCGCTTTAGTCCATGGACATTTTCAACAAAAAAAGCTGACGATTAATCAGCCGATTGGGCGTGACCGCCATGACAAGCGTAAACAAATAGTGTCAAAAACTGGAAAAATGGCGATCACTCATCTGTCAGTACTGACAGATTTTCGTCAGCACAGTTTAGTGGCACTATCGCTTGATACTGGGCGCACTCATCAGATTCGCGTGCATTTGCAAGCCATCGGACACCCAATTTTGGGCGATTTGCTTTATGGAAAAAAAGAGCATGAGCCAAGACTCATGCTCCATGCTCGTCAGATTGTCTTACGACAACCATTTTCTGAGCAAATATTAGAAATTTTAGCGCCTAGCCAATCGTTTGATGCTAGATGTAAGCAAGAAGAGGATAATGAAAATCAACGTAATCGCCGCTGA
- a CDS encoding metal ABC transporter permease, producing the protein MLDLLNYDFMRNALLAATAISVFSPLLGVFLVLRRQSLLSDTLSHVSLAGVAFGVLLSWSPTITTLVMVVIAAVFLEYLRTIYRNYMEIATAILMSAGLAIALLILNSAKGATNVSLEQYLFGSIITISMTQVVMLFILAGIVLLGFVFFLRPLYVITFDEDTAYVDGLPVRMISIAFNVVTGIAIALMIPAAGALLVSAIMVLPASIGMRLGKSFKSVLGFSVLVSFIGLNAGLIASYYMDAPASAAITLIFIILFLLTSSIKRLARR; encoded by the coding sequence ATGCTTGACTTATTAAATTATGATTTTATGCGCAATGCTCTCCTTGCAGCAACGGCGATTTCTGTTTTTTCTCCTTTGCTAGGCGTTTTTCTTGTATTGAGAAGGCAGAGCTTGCTATCGGATACCTTATCTCACGTATCATTAGCAGGTGTTGCTTTTGGTGTCTTATTAAGCTGGAGTCCAACAATCACAACATTGGTTATGGTTGTCATTGCAGCTGTTTTCTTGGAATACCTTAGAACCATTTATCGAAATTACATGGAAATCGCGACAGCTATTCTGATGTCAGCGGGTCTTGCTATTGCACTTTTAATTCTTAATTCTGCAAAAGGGGCAACCAATGTGAGTTTGGAGCAGTATTTGTTTGGTTCAATTATCACGATTTCGATGACACAAGTAGTGATGCTCTTTATTTTAGCGGGAATTGTTTTGCTCGGATTTGTTTTCTTTTTACGCCCGCTTTATGTTATTACTTTTGATGAGGATACTGCTTATGTTGATGGCTTACCTGTGCGTATGATTTCTATTGCATTTAATGTTGTGACTGGTATTGCAATTGCTTTGATGATTCCAGCAGCAGGGGCACTTCTGGTTTCTGCAATTATGGTATTGCCCGCCTCTATCGGAATGAGGCTTGGAAAGTCTTTTAAATCTGTTTTAGGGTTTTCGGTTTTGGTTAGTTTTATCGGCTTGAATGCTGGATTGATCGCCTCTTATTATATGGATGCCCCTGCATCAGCGGCGATTACGTTGATTTTCATTATCCTCTTCTTGCTTACATCTAGCATCAAACGATTGGCTAGGCGCTAA
- the comGB gene encoding competence type IV pilus assembly protein ComGB, translating to MDILQLLRLKRKKLSLIKQAKLIQLMANLTANGFHFGEIVEFLGLSHLVEQEFTLKLRAGLSAGQSLSEILEALNFSKNVVTQVELVEFHGHLSETLSFIEQNLRQQLTIKKKLAGLLTYPIILLVFLVGIMLGLKNYLLPQLDSGRSWAMILINHLPVLFVSSFVFLSVLTALGVVIFKKKPASRTFIFLARCPFLSDFVRLYLTAYFAREWGNLLAQGVDLKKILIIMRRQKSRIFSEVGEVLTERLEAGVNFDVAVSELGFLAPELAIMIEYGAMKDKLGLELLLYSEECWEIFFAKVERAMQWIQPIVFIFVALMIILLYVAMLLPIYSNMGTMMG from the coding sequence ATGGATATCTTACAGCTATTGAGGTTGAAGCGGAAAAAGTTGAGTTTGATAAAACAAGCAAAATTGATTCAGTTGATGGCAAATCTGACTGCTAATGGTTTTCATTTTGGCGAAATTGTTGAATTTCTTGGATTATCACATCTAGTTGAGCAAGAATTTACGTTGAAGTTGCGTGCGGGGCTTTCTGCTGGTCAATCTCTTTCCGAAATTTTGGAGGCATTAAATTTTTCTAAAAATGTAGTGACTCAGGTTGAATTAGTTGAATTTCATGGACATTTGTCGGAGACTTTGTCATTTATTGAGCAAAATCTACGGCAACAGTTGACGATAAAAAAGAAATTAGCTGGACTGTTAACTTATCCGATTATTTTACTTGTTTTTCTAGTAGGAATTATGTTGGGTTTAAAAAATTATTTACTTCCACAGTTGGATTCTGGGAGAAGCTGGGCAATGATTTTGATTAATCATTTACCAGTACTTTTTGTAAGTAGCTTTGTTTTTTTGTCAGTACTGACAGCTTTAGGAGTTGTTATTTTTAAGAAGAAACCAGCAAGTCGAACTTTTATTTTCTTAGCAAGATGTCCATTTCTGTCAGACTTTGTCCGTTTATATTTAACGGCTTATTTTGCAAGAGAATGGGGAAATCTTTTGGCTCAAGGTGTGGATTTAAAGAAAATTTTAATCATCATGAGAAGACAAAAAAGTCGAATTTTTTCAGAGGTGGGAGAAGTATTAACTGAGAGATTAGAAGCTGGGGTGAACTTTGATGTTGCGGTAAGTGAATTGGGGTTTTTAGCACCGGAACTTGCGATAATGATTGAATATGGGGCGATGAAAGATAAGTTGGGCTTGGAACTTTTGCTATACTCGGAAGAGTGCTGGGAAATTTTTTTTGCAAAAGTTGAACGAGCGATGCAGTGGATTCAGCCGATTGTTTTTATTTTTGTAGCGCTGATGATTATACTTTTATATGTGGCAATGCTATTACCAATTTATTCAAATATGGGAACAATGATGGGATAA
- the comGG gene encoding competence type IV pilus minor pilin ComGG has translation MVLALIFSLFLQFYLQEQVETQKHLLTEKDRLTAELMVSLAKQEKLGQSGEIQFSQGFLTYQRLTGSSVSTNNAVSTDSEIQDSFEIHLSDGKVFQME, from the coding sequence ATGGTTCTAGCTTTGATTTTTAGTTTATTTTTACAGTTTTATTTACAAGAGCAAGTAGAAACACAGAAACATTTACTGACAGAAAAAGATAGACTGACAGCGGAGCTGATGGTATCTTTAGCAAAGCAAGAAAAATTAGGACAATCAGGAGAAATACAATTTAGCCAAGGTTTTTTGACTTATCAACGACTGACAGGTTCATCAGTAAGTACGAATAATGCTGTCAGTACTGACAGTGAAATTCAAGACAGTTTTGAGATTCATTTATCCGATGGGAAAGTTTTTCAAATGGAATAG